One genomic region from Cetobacterium sp. 8H encodes:
- a CDS encoding MerR family transcriptional regulator: protein MAYSIKNVVSVTGLTEHTIRYYEKCGLLVNISRNKNGVRVFTDDDIFWIEIIKCLKNTGMKIEDIKSIVDLSLEGDHTCEERKNILLQHRKNILEQIENLYKNLNKLDLKIAWYDNKESSCK, encoded by the coding sequence GTGGCTTATTCTATAAAAAATGTAGTTTCTGTTACTGGATTAACAGAACATACGATTCGATATTATGAAAAATGTGGTTTATTAGTTAATATATCTAGAAATAAAAATGGTGTCAGAGTTTTTACGGATGATGATATCTTTTGGATTGAAATTATTAAATGTTTAAAAAATACTGGTATGAAAATAGAAGATATAAAATCAATTGTAGATTTAAGTCTTGAGGGTGATCATACCTGTGAAGAAAGAAAAAATATATTACTCCAACATAGAAAAAATATACTTGAACAGATTGAAAATCTTTACAAAAATTTGAATAAGTTAGATTTAAAAATAGCATGGTATGATAATAAAGAGAGCTCTTGTAAATAA
- a CDS encoding cell division protein SepF, producing MKITKFKNAFKDFTDSVGLTFDPDENSYDELQEEEEVLAGPVPTIRTMPKEETNNSFISNTVPKAESKAVVNSSQEDCQTIFVNPKSFAECKKIADYIKNDKVVTLNLENINGKDAQRILDFLSGAINIKEAKWIPISKNVFTSVPKNINFFYDGKNDLRQNTFLDIDHE from the coding sequence ATGAAAATTACTAAATTTAAAAATGCTTTTAAAGATTTTACTGATAGTGTTGGTCTTACTTTTGATCCTGATGAAAACTCTTATGATGAACTTCAAGAAGAGGAAGAGGTTTTAGCTGGTCCTGTTCCTACTATTAGAACGATGCCTAAAGAAGAGACTAATAACTCTTTTATAAGCAATACTGTTCCTAAAGCTGAGAGTAAGGCTGTTGTTAACAGTTCACAAGAGGATTGTCAAACTATTTTTGTAAATCCTAAAAGTTTTGCTGAATGTAAAAAAATAGCAGATTATATAAAAAATGATAAAGTGGTAACATTAAATCTAGAAAATATAAATGGTAAAGATGCTCAAAGAATCTTAGATTTTTTAAGTGGAGCAATCAATATAAAAGAAGCTAAATGGATTCCTATAAGTAAAAATGTTTTTACTTCTGTTCCTAAAAATATTAACTTCTTCTATGATGGAAAAAACGATTTAAGACAAAATACTTTTTTAGATATTGACCACGAATAA
- the hemW gene encoding radical SAM family heme chaperone HemW yields MFMLNGIYIHIPFCLNKCNYCDFLSFKSTIDDREKYVDALIKEINMYPHFSLDTVYFGGGTPSLLTPEQVSRILSNLNIVENAEITLEVNPKTVNLEKFKEFRRAGINRVSIGIQSFDTDNLKTLGRMHSSAEGEEAFFFAREAGFENISLDLMFSLPNQTLDNLKLDLNKLFSLRPEHFSIYSLIWEEGTEFFTKLEKGEYKETDNDLEASMYELIIDEAEKQGYIQYEISNFCLPEKRALHNTKYWKNEEYLGIGLGASGYYNGIRYKNDLTFSEYYGKISSGIKPILEEEFVSPDEKEVYEYILGLRVIPDGISPRGKYIALCETLVKKGFLIKTDTNNYILSKKGVLMANDVFSEFI; encoded by the coding sequence ATTTTTATGTTAAACGGAATATATATACATATTCCATTCTGTTTAAATAAATGTAACTACTGCGACTTTCTATCTTTCAAATCAACAATCGACGATAGAGAAAAGTATGTAGACGCCCTTATTAAAGAGATCAATATGTATCCCCATTTCTCTTTAGACACTGTTTACTTTGGGGGAGGGACTCCGTCCCTTCTTACTCCTGAACAAGTTTCAAGAATTTTATCCAACTTAAATATTGTTGAAAATGCAGAAATTACTTTAGAAGTTAATCCTAAAACTGTAAATCTTGAAAAATTTAAAGAATTTAGGAGAGCTGGTATAAATAGAGTTAGCATAGGAATCCAAAGCTTTGATACTGATAATTTAAAAACACTTGGAAGAATGCACTCCTCTGCTGAAGGCGAGGAGGCTTTCTTTTTCGCAAGAGAAGCCGGATTTGAAAATATTAGCTTGGATTTAATGTTTTCTCTTCCTAACCAAACTTTAGATAATTTAAAACTTGATTTAAATAAACTTTTTTCTTTAAGACCTGAGCACTTTTCAATCTATTCTCTTATTTGGGAAGAGGGAACTGAATTTTTTACTAAACTTGAAAAAGGTGAATATAAAGAAACCGATAACGATTTAGAAGCCTCTATGTATGAATTAATTATAGATGAAGCTGAAAAACAAGGTTATATTCAATATGAAATTTCTAACTTCTGTCTTCCTGAAAAAAGAGCTCTACATAATACTAAATACTGGAAAAATGAGGAGTATTTAGGAATAGGTTTAGGTGCATCTGGATATTATAATGGAATACGTTACAAAAATGACTTAACCTTTTCTGAATATTATGGTAAGATATCTAGTGGTATAAAACCTATTTTAGAAGAGGAATTTGTATCTCCAGATGAAAAAGAAGTTTATGAATATATACTTGGCCTAAGAGTTATTCCAGATGGGATTTCTCCTAGAGGAAAATATATAGCTCTTTGTGAAACATTGGTTAAAAAAGGCTTTCTTATAAAGACAGACACTAATAACTATATCCTTTCTAAAAAGGGTGTTCTTATGGCAAACGATGTTTTTAGTGAATTTATATAA
- the groL gene encoding chaperonin GroEL (60 kDa chaperone family; promotes refolding of misfolded polypeptides especially under stressful conditions; forms two stacked rings of heptamers to form a barrel-shaped 14mer; ends can be capped by GroES; misfolded proteins enter the barrel where they are refolded when GroES binds) — protein MAKIIKFNSEARKKLEDGVNILADTVKITLGPRGRNVVLEKAYGAPLITNDGVSIAKEIELDDPFENMGAQLIKEVATKANDVAGDGTTTATVLAQAIVKEGLKMVSAGANPIFIKKGIEKATKHAIKLLVEKSKKVQSNSEIAQVASISASDKEIGALIAEAMEKVGETGVISVEEARSLETTLEIVEGMEFEKGYLSPYMVTDSERMEAILDSPYILITDKKISTMKELLPLLEKTVQTSKPLLIISEDLDGEALATLVLNKIRGTLNVIGVKAPAFGDRRKSMLEDIATLTGGQVISEDKGMKIEETELSHLGRAKKVKVTKDTTIIIDGLSDTSKLNSRIMQIKNQISESTSEYDIEKLQERLAKLSSGVAIIRVGAATEVEMKEKKLRIEDALNATRAAVEEGVVAGGGVALAEIAHSMEEFILDGEEGIGAEIVKKALSSPLKQIAINAGLDGGVVVEKVKNLPAGFGLNAATEEYVNMIENGILDPTKVTRSALQNASSISALILTTEVIVANKKEAINNSSSPSMGDMI, from the coding sequence ATGGCGAAAATTATCAAATTTAATTCAGAAGCTAGAAAAAAATTAGAAGATGGTGTAAATATCTTAGCAGATACTGTTAAAATAACTCTTGGTCCTCGTGGGAGAAATGTTGTTCTTGAGAAAGCATACGGTGCACCTCTTATAACAAATGACGGAGTTTCTATCGCCAAAGAGATTGAACTTGATGACCCTTTTGAAAATATGGGCGCTCAACTTATAAAAGAGGTTGCCACTAAAGCTAATGATGTTGCAGGAGACGGAACTACTACTGCAACAGTTTTAGCTCAAGCCATAGTTAAAGAGGGATTAAAGATGGTTTCAGCTGGTGCTAATCCAATTTTTATCAAAAAGGGAATTGAAAAAGCAACAAAACATGCAATTAAACTTCTTGTAGAAAAATCTAAAAAAGTTCAATCTAACAGTGAAATTGCTCAAGTCGCATCAATCTCTGCAAGCGATAAAGAGATTGGTGCTCTAATTGCTGAAGCTATGGAAAAAGTGGGAGAAACTGGTGTCATCAGTGTTGAAGAAGCCCGTTCTCTTGAAACTACTTTGGAAATTGTTGAAGGAATGGAGTTCGAGAAAGGCTATCTATCACCTTACATGGTAACAGATTCTGAAAGAATGGAAGCTATTTTAGATTCTCCATATATTCTAATAACAGATAAAAAAATATCTACTATGAAAGAACTTCTTCCTTTACTTGAGAAAACTGTTCAAACATCTAAGCCTCTTCTTATTATTTCTGAAGATTTAGATGGTGAAGCATTAGCGACTCTAGTTTTAAATAAAATTAGAGGTACTTTAAATGTAATTGGAGTTAAAGCTCCTGCTTTTGGAGATAGAAGAAAATCTATGCTTGAAGATATTGCTACTCTTACTGGTGGACAAGTTATTTCTGAAGATAAAGGTATGAAGATAGAAGAAACTGAGCTATCTCACTTAGGAAGAGCTAAAAAAGTTAAAGTTACAAAGGATACAACTATCATTATTGATGGTCTTAGTGATACTTCTAAACTTAACTCTAGAATTATGCAGATAAAAAATCAAATTAGTGAGTCAACTTCTGAATATGATATAGAAAAACTTCAGGAAAGACTTGCTAAACTTTCTAGTGGTGTTGCAATTATTAGAGTTGGAGCTGCTACAGAAGTTGAAATGAAAGAAAAAAAATTGAGAATAGAAGATGCTCTTAATGCAACTAGAGCAGCTGTAGAAGAGGGTGTTGTTGCCGGTGGAGGTGTTGCTCTTGCCGAAATAGCCCATTCTATGGAAGAGTTTATTTTAGATGGTGAGGAAGGGATTGGAGCTGAAATAGTAAAAAAAGCTTTGAGCTCACCTTTAAAACAAATAGCTATAAACGCTGGTCTTGATGGTGGTGTAGTGGTTGAAAAGGTTAAGAATTTACCTGCAGGATTTGGATTAAATGCTGCTACAGAAGAATATGTTAATATGATTGAAAACGGTATTTTAGACCCTACAAAAGTTACTCGTTCGGCTCTACAAAATGCTAGTTCTATTTCAGCTCTTATTCTTACTACAGAGGTTATTGTTGCAAATAAAAAAGAAGCTATAAATAATAGTTCAAGCCCTAGTATGGGGGATATGATTTAA
- a CDS encoding 7-cyano-7-deazaguanine synthase: MKALALFSGGLDSALAIKVIKDQGIEVIALNFVSHFFGGKNEKAENMAEQLGVQLEYVNFSSIHTDILKNPVHGRGKNMNPCIDCHALMFKTAGDLMEKFGASFIISGEVLGQRPMSQNYQALEKVKALSPGLEDLIVRPLSAKLLPESKPERLGWVDRSQLLDIQGRSRKVQMELMENYGLVDYPTPGGGCLLTDPGYSKRLKILEQDGLLEDENSNLFHLLKIGRFFRFEKGKYLIVGREEQDNLKIDEYKNYGTLFIRGKEVPGPHMVAYGELSDEEIDFALNLFSRYSKAKGKEEITFLINSEDVTIPAVDFDKLNEQIKLYQIVM, translated from the coding sequence ATGAAAGCATTAGCACTTTTTTCTGGAGGACTTGATAGTGCTCTGGCAATAAAAGTTATAAAAGATCAAGGGATTGAAGTTATAGCTCTTAACTTTGTATCTCATTTCTTCGGTGGAAAAAATGAAAAAGCAGAAAATATGGCAGAACAATTAGGAGTTCAGCTTGAATATGTTAACTTTAGTAGCATTCATACTGATATTCTTAAAAACCCTGTACATGGGCGTGGGAAAAATATGAACCCTTGTATTGATTGTCATGCACTTATGTTTAAAACTGCCGGTGATCTTATGGAAAAATTTGGAGCATCTTTTATTATCTCTGGAGAGGTTTTAGGACAAAGACCTATGTCTCAAAATTATCAAGCTCTTGAAAAAGTAAAAGCTCTATCTCCTGGACTTGAAGATCTTATCGTTAGACCTCTTTCAGCTAAACTTTTACCTGAAAGTAAACCTGAAAGACTTGGTTGGGTAGATAGATCACAACTTCTTGATATCCAGGGAAGAAGTAGAAAAGTGCAAATGGAACTTATGGAAAACTATGGACTTGTTGATTATCCAACTCCTGGTGGAGGGTGTCTTTTAACAGATCCTGGTTATTCTAAGAGACTTAAAATCCTTGAGCAAGATGGACTTCTTGAGGATGAAAACTCAAATCTTTTCCATCTTTTAAAAATTGGTAGATTCTTTAGATTTGAAAAAGGAAAATATCTAATTGTTGGAAGAGAAGAACAAGATAATTTAAAAATTGATGAATACAAAAATTACGGAACTCTATTCATTAGAGGTAAAGAAGTTCCTGGACCTCATATGGTTGCATATGGTGAACTTTCTGATGAAGAAATTGATTTTGCCCTTAATTTATTCTCTAGATACTCTAAAGCTAAAGGTAAAGAAGAGATTACTTTCCTTATAAATAGTGAGGATGTTACAATCCCAGCTGTTGATTTTGATAAACTAAATGAGCAAATTAAACTTTATCAAATTGTTATGTAA
- the galU gene encoding UTP--glucose-1-phosphate uridylyltransferase GalU: MKKVTKAVIPAAGLGTRVLPATKAQPKEMLVIVDKPSLQYIVEELVQSGITDIVIVTGRNKNSIEDHFDFSYELENTLEKDGKFELLKKIDDISSMANIYYVRQNHPLGLGHAILKAKSFIGDEPFLIALGDDIVYNPEAPVAKQLIDVYEKYGSSVIGVQEVENKDVSKYGIVKPSKTLDEDTVEMIDFIEKPSVEEAPSNFACLGRYLLSGDIFKYLETTEPGKGGEIQLTDAILKMINDEQKVVAYNFKGKRYDIGNKIGLLKANIEFGLRNEETREDLIKYLKDEIKF, translated from the coding sequence ATGAAAAAAGTTACTAAAGCTGTCATACCAGCAGCAGGTTTAGGAACAAGGGTTCTACCTGCTACAAAAGCTCAACCAAAGGAGATGCTTGTTATTGTTGACAAGCCTTCTCTTCAATATATTGTTGAGGAATTAGTTCAATCTGGAATTACAGATATTGTAATTGTTACTGGTAGAAATAAAAATTCAATTGAAGATCATTTTGATTTTTCTTATGAGCTTGAAAACACTCTTGAAAAAGATGGTAAATTTGAGCTTCTTAAAAAAATCGATGATATTTCAAGCATGGCTAATATCTACTATGTTAGACAAAACCATCCTTTAGGACTAGGACATGCTATTTTAAAGGCTAAATCTTTCATTGGAGATGAACCTTTCCTTATAGCTCTTGGAGATGATATCGTTTATAACCCTGAAGCTCCGGTTGCTAAACAACTTATCGATGTCTATGAAAAATATGGTTCTAGTGTTATTGGTGTTCAAGAAGTTGAAAATAAAGATGTATCTAAATACGGAATTGTTAAACCTTCTAAAACGTTAGATGAAGATACTGTTGAAATGATTGATTTCATCGAAAAACCAAGTGTTGAAGAAGCTCCATCTAATTTTGCTTGTCTTGGAAGATATTTACTTTCTGGAGATATTTTTAAATATTTAGAAACAACTGAGCCTGGAAAAGGTGGAGAGATTCAACTTACAGATGCTATTTTAAAAATGATTAATGATGAGCAAAAGGTAGTTGCATATAACTTCAAAGGAAAAAGATATGATATAGGAAACAAAATCGGTCTTCTTAAAGCTAACATTGAGTTTGGGCTTAGAAACGAAGAAACTAGAGAAGATTTAATCAAGTATTTAAAAGATGAGATTAAGTTTTAA
- a CDS encoding YggS family pyridoxal phosphate-dependent enzyme, protein MNISENIDRIFKDIEIHSPHPEKVELIAVTKYVDSETIKKVLEGGAKNLGENRVQIITKKNDELSDFPIEKKWHFIGNLQKNKVKYIASFIDMIHSVNKLSLAQEIDKRASEHNKKIDVLLEINLFEEETKEGYDYLELLQDIPALLNLKNINIKGLMTMAPYTDNDDFIRSGFRRIRELKDELNKLYFNDTLTELSMGMSNDYKIALEEGATLIRVGSKIFE, encoded by the coding sequence GTGAATATTTCAGAAAATATAGATAGAATTTTTAAAGATATCGAAATTCATTCCCCACATCCTGAAAAGGTTGAACTTATCGCGGTTACTAAATATGTAGATTCTGAAACTATTAAAAAAGTTTTGGAAGGTGGAGCTAAAAATTTAGGAGAAAATAGAGTTCAAATTATAACTAAAAAAAATGATGAACTTTCTGATTTTCCAATTGAAAAAAAATGGCACTTTATAGGGAATCTTCAAAAAAATAAGGTTAAATATATTGCTTCTTTTATTGATATGATTCATTCTGTCAATAAATTATCTCTTGCTCAAGAGATTGATAAAAGAGCTTCAGAACATAACAAAAAGATTGATGTTCTATTAGAAATTAATCTTTTTGAAGAGGAGACCAAAGAGGGATATGATTACTTAGAACTTCTTCAAGATATTCCCGCTCTATTAAATCTTAAAAATATCAATATAAAAGGGCTTATGACTATGGCTCCGTATACTGATAATGACGATTTTATTAGATCTGGTTTTAGAAGAATTAGAGAACTTAAAGATGAACTGAATAAACTTTATTTCAACGACACCCTAACTGAGTTATCTATGGGAATGAGTAACGATTATAAAATTGCTCTTGAAGAGGGTGCAACTTTAATTAGAGTAGGTAGTAAAATATTCGAATAA
- a CDS encoding phospho-sugar mutase, with protein MDKFTLENYNIWLNSDYIDIKDREDLKAIENNPKEIEDRFYTNLSFGTGGMRGVRGVGINRINKYTIRKATQGLANYILKTTGEDGKKMGVAIAYDCRIGSEEYALNTALVLAGNGIKAYLFKSLRSTPELSFAVRELKAVAGVVVTASHNPQEYNGYKVYWNDGCQIIEPQASGIVNMVNDVKSFDDIKIMDKDLAFEKGLVEYIDESMDTKFLEAVKLQIIHNNIPGKENFKIVYSPLHGTGGRPVKRAFAETGFNSIFIVPEQEQPDGNFPTCSYANPEDPAVFKLSTDLADKVGATICMANDPDADRIGVAVKESNGNWMYPNGNQIGLLLMNYILENKQDIPKNGAVISTVVSTPMLDVIAKEKNVKIFRTLTGFKFIGEKIREFEEGIFDATFLMGFEESYGYLVGTHARDKDAVVSTLLIAEMAAYYASLGSSIPCELEKLYKKFGFYREGIIAVTKKGKEGVEAISKIMTNLRDNNFETLLGKKVIKKIDFESDIVDPIPLPKSNVIQFILDDNTYITARPSGTEPKIKYYFCVVDSTEEKANEKLAKTMKDFEAFVD; from the coding sequence ATGGATAAATTTACTTTAGAAAACTATAATATATGGCTTAATTCGGATTATATCGATATAAAAGATAGAGAGGATTTAAAAGCTATTGAGAACAATCCTAAAGAGATTGAAGATAGATTTTATACTAATCTAAGTTTTGGTACTGGTGGTATGAGAGGTGTAAGAGGTGTTGGTATAAATAGAATCAATAAATATACCATCAGAAAGGCGACTCAAGGTTTAGCTAACTATATCCTTAAAACTACTGGTGAAGATGGAAAAAAAATGGGAGTAGCCATTGCTTATGACTGTAGAATTGGTTCTGAAGAGTATGCTTTAAATACTGCTCTTGTTCTTGCTGGAAATGGAATAAAAGCTTATCTTTTCAAATCTTTAAGATCAACTCCTGAGCTTTCTTTTGCTGTAAGAGAGTTAAAAGCTGTCGCTGGAGTTGTTGTTACAGCTTCTCACAATCCTCAAGAATACAATGGTTATAAAGTGTACTGGAATGATGGTTGTCAAATCATTGAGCCACAAGCAAGCGGTATTGTAAATATGGTAAATGATGTTAAATCTTTTGATGACATAAAAATTATGGATAAAGATTTAGCTTTTGAAAAAGGACTTGTTGAATATATCGATGAATCTATGGACACAAAGTTTTTAGAAGCGGTTAAACTTCAAATAATTCATAACAATATCCCTGGAAAAGAGAATTTTAAAATTGTTTATTCCCCTCTTCATGGAACTGGTGGAAGACCTGTTAAAAGAGCTTTTGCAGAAACTGGTTTCAATTCTATCTTTATTGTTCCTGAACAAGAACAACCAGATGGAAATTTTCCTACTTGCTCTTATGCAAATCCTGAGGATCCAGCTGTTTTCAAGTTAAGTACAGATCTTGCTGACAAAGTTGGAGCTACTATATGTATGGCTAATGATCCTGATGCTGATAGAATCGGGGTTGCTGTTAAAGAATCTAACGGAAATTGGATGTATCCTAACGGAAACCAAATAGGACTTTTATTGATGAACTATATCCTTGAAAATAAACAGGATATTCCTAAGAATGGCGCTGTTATATCGACTGTTGTTTCAACACCTATGCTTGATGTTATTGCTAAGGAAAAAAATGTTAAAATTTTTAGAACACTGACTGGATTTAAATTTATTGGTGAAAAAATAAGAGAGTTTGAAGAAGGAATTTTTGACGCTACATTCTTAATGGGATTTGAAGAATCTTACGGATACCTTGTAGGTACTCATGCTAGAGATAAAGATGCCGTTGTTTCAACGCTTCTTATAGCTGAAATGGCTGCTTATTATGCTAGTTTAGGTTCTTCTATTCCTTGTGAACTTGAAAAACTTTATAAAAAATTTGGCTTTTATAGAGAAGGTATTATTGCAGTTACAAAAAAAGGGAAAGAGGGTGTTGAAGCTATCTCTAAAATAATGACTAACTTAAGAGATAATAATTTTGAAACTCTTTTAGGTAAAAAAGTTATTAAAAAGATAGATTTTGAATCTGATATAGTTGATCCTATTCCTCTACCTAAATCAAATGTTATCCAATTTATTTTAGATGACAATACATATATTACTGCAAGACCATCTGGAACTGAACCTAAAATAAAATATTACTTCTGTGTTGTTGATTCAACAGAGGAAAAAGCTAATGAAAAATTAGCTAAAACAATGAAAGATTTCGAAGCTTTCGTTGACTAA
- a CDS encoding PTS sugar transporter subunit IIA, giving the protein MKLSSYLSEDKIIPNLKGDSFEELVSNLVDEVSKVNKQVKIERSIMKKAIIKREEEASTYIGCGIAIPHARLEYFDDIVVAIGFPEKPIFMKALGDKTEEVKIIILILADVLKNKNILKIMSGISRLCLKNKAVLDEILTYKSADKTIEILDRTKIEIDHNIIAEDLYTHTPSPAKVTNTLEDIAKRIIIEKVSGIPVVDNNNKFLGEITERELIAFGMPKHTTLLNDLSFITIGEPFENYLVNEKTMVIKDLYRTEGVITIDKEASLMEISYLFINRGVTRIYVVENNKYLGIILRSDIIKKILHI; this is encoded by the coding sequence ATGAAATTGTCCAGTTATCTTTCTGAAGATAAAATTATTCCAAATTTAAAAGGGGATAGTTTTGAAGAACTTGTATCTAACCTTGTAGATGAAGTATCTAAAGTTAATAAACAAGTAAAAATTGAAAGAAGTATCATGAAAAAAGCTATTATAAAAAGAGAGGAAGAAGCATCAACTTATATTGGATGTGGTATAGCTATCCCACATGCTAGATTAGAATATTTTGATGATATCGTTGTTGCCATTGGTTTTCCTGAAAAACCTATTTTTATGAAAGCTTTGGGAGACAAAACTGAAGAGGTAAAAATTATTATCCTTATTCTTGCAGATGTTTTAAAAAATAAAAATATTTTAAAAATTATGTCTGGTATATCTAGATTATGTTTAAAAAATAAGGCTGTTTTAGATGAAATTTTAACTTATAAATCCGCAGATAAGACTATCGAAATTCTTGATAGAACAAAGATTGAAATTGATCACAATATTATTGCGGAAGATCTGTATACTCATACCCCTTCACCTGCTAAAGTTACAAATACTCTAGAAGATATTGCTAAAAGAATTATTATTGAAAAAGTTAGTGGTATTCCTGTAGTTGATAACAACAATAAATTTTTGGGTGAAATTACTGAAAGAGAGCTTATAGCTTTTGGAATGCCAAAACATACGACTCTTTTAAATGATTTAAGTTTTATCACAATCGGAGAGCCTTTTGAAAATTATTTAGTAAATGAAAAAACAATGGTTATAAAAGATTTATACAGAACCGAAGGAGTTATAACTATAGATAAAGAAGCCTCTCTTATGGAGATTTCATATCTTTTTATAAATCGTGGTGTAACAAGAATATATGTTGTTGAAAATAATAAATATTTAGGTATTATTTTAAGATCAGATATCATAAAAAAAATACTACATATTTAG
- a CDS encoding iron-containing alcohol dehydrogenase yields MLNFDFYNPTHIVFGKDTLNQLDSLVPKNAKVLITYGGGSVKKFGTLETVLKNLPNREVFEFGGIEPNPQFDTLMKAVEIVKEKNIDFLLAVGGGSVMDGTKFIALAANYSGDALDLLTPEFELAPVDRATPMGTVVTLPATGSEMNNGAVISHKNIKVPVFSMFTFPKFSILDPTLTFTLPKTQVANGIVDTFIHTVEQYVTYPVDARFQDRTAEGILQTLIEVGKTTLDEPENYDARANLVWCATMALNGLIGAGVPQDWTTHMIGHEITAIFGIDHAKTLAVLQPAIWEVRKEQKRKKLIQYAERVWHICEENEDKKIDLAISKTREFFESLGMKTHLSDYNITEAQFDDIIKSLEHNKRTALSESGDLTLKISREILQKAL; encoded by the coding sequence ATGTTAAATTTTGATTTTTATAACCCTACTCATATAGTTTTTGGAAAAGATACTCTTAATCAATTGGATTCATTGGTACCAAAAAATGCTAAAGTTCTTATTACTTATGGAGGAGGCTCTGTTAAAAAATTCGGTACTTTAGAAACTGTCTTAAAAAACCTTCCAAATAGAGAGGTTTTTGAATTTGGTGGAATTGAACCTAATCCTCAATTTGATACATTAATGAAAGCTGTAGAAATTGTAAAAGAAAAAAATATAGATTTTTTACTTGCTGTAGGTGGGGGTTCTGTTATGGATGGAACTAAATTTATCGCACTTGCTGCTAACTATTCTGGAGATGCTTTAGACCTTTTAACTCCAGAGTTTGAACTTGCTCCTGTTGATAGAGCTACTCCTATGGGAACTGTTGTTACACTTCCTGCTACTGGATCTGAAATGAATAACGGTGCAGTTATCAGTCATAAAAATATAAAAGTTCCTGTTTTTAGTATGTTTACTTTCCCTAAATTCTCAATTTTAGATCCTACACTTACATTTACTCTACCTAAAACTCAAGTAGCTAACGGAATTGTAGATACTTTTATACATACTGTTGAACAATATGTAACATATCCTGTAGATGCTAGATTCCAAGATAGAACTGCTGAAGGAATTTTACAGACTCTAATTGAAGTAGGAAAAACTACTTTAGATGAACCTGAAAATTATGATGCTAGAGCTAATTTAGTTTGGTGTGCTACAATGGCTTTAAATGGTCTTATTGGTGCTGGTGTCCCTCAAGATTGGACTACACATATGATCGGACATGAAATTACAGCTATATTTGGAATAGATCATGCTAAGACTCTTGCAGTGTTACAACCTGCTATCTGGGAAGTTAGAAAAGAACAAAAGAGAAAGAAACTTATTCAGTATGCTGAACGTGTTTGGCATATCTGTGAAGAAAATGAAGATAAAAAAATTGACCTAGCTATAAGCAAGACACGTGAATTCTTTGAAAGTCTAGGAATGAAAACTCATCTTTCAGATTATAATATCACGGAAGCTCAATTTGATGATATTATAAAATCTTTAGAGCATAATAAAAGAACTGCTTTATCTGAAAGCGGAGATTTAACTTTAAAAATTAGTAGAGAAATTCTTCAAAAAGCATTATAA